The genomic interval CGTTTCTACGCCGAGAAAATGGGTGAAATCGTGACTGACCGTCTTGATGACAGTTTCAACGATCTGATGAACTACGACTTTACTGCTCGTATGGAAGAGAAGCTGGATAAAATCGCCGAAGGCGATGTGAACTGGAAAGACGTTCTGAATCAATTCTTTGCTGACTTCACCACGGATCTTGGCCGCGCCGAAGAAGACGAAGCGCATGGCGGTATGAAACCAAATCATATTGTTATGACCGATATTCAATGTCCGACCTGTTCGCGTCCAATGGGCATTCGTACTGCTTCTACTGGGGTTTTCCTTGGCTGTTCTGGCTACGCATTGCCAGTGAAAGAACGCTGTAAGACGACCATTAATCTTGGTGATGAAGAAGGCATCATCAACGTTCTCGAAGAAGACGTTGAAACTGCTGCGCTTCGAGCAAAGAAACGTTGTCCTATCTGTGAAACCGCGATGGATGCATACCTGATCGATGATAAACGTAAGATGCACGTATGTGGTAACAATCCAAACTGTGAGGGTTACTTAGTCGAGCATGGTGAGTTTAAAGTAAAAGGTTATGATGGCCCTGTGGTTGAGTGCGACAAGTGTGGCAGTGACATGGTGCTCAAAAACGGTCGCTTTGGTAAATACATGGATTGCACGAGTGAGACTTGCAAGAACACGCGTAAGATCCTGAAAAACGGTGAAGTAGCGCCACCAAAAGAAGATCCTGTGCATTTTCCTGAGTTGCCATGCAGCAATTCAGATGCGTACTTTGTTCTTCGTGATGGTGCTGCTGGTTTATTCCTCGCCGCGAGTAATTTTCCGAAATCTAGAGAAACGCGTGTGCCGTTGGTTTCTGAGTTGGCTCGATTTGCTGAGCGTTTGCCAGAGAAATACAAACACCTTGCAGAAGCGCCAACACAAGATCCTGATGGGGTCGAGGCGGTTGTTCGTTTTAGCCGTAAAACCAAAGAAAACTATGTACGCACTGAAGTTGATGGAAAACCGACAGGTTGGACAGCACTCTATGTTGATGGTAAATGGGAAGTAACGGATAAACGCAAAAACGCGAAATAACCGAGTTTGACGAAGCAGCCAACATTGGCTGCTTTTTTTATCTCTATCGCTCACCAATTAGCTCTATTCTCCCTCATGACAAGCGCTGATGACACAGTCGATATCTATGGGATCTCTTTGTCATCGCTCTTTCATATGCCTGACTTATTCTGTTCACATGTGCTTAAGAATGTGCGTGTCGGAAATGTGTAACTTAGCTGTTCGGGATATGTAAATAAACACCTGTTTGAGTGTGACCCAGGTAACGACTTCCCAACGCAACAAATGCATGCAGCACACAATACCCTATTTGAAATTGTAATTTGTTGGAAGTGCGATAACTTATACGAAACTTGTGCAATATTAATGTAATGCCTTGATCAACAATGATTCGGCTTAAAGAATTCAAGGTTTGCGCAAGGGATAACAATTTGAGCTCAGTGTCCCCCCACATAGTGAACTCACTGAGTCTTCTAGCTATAACGAAATGGAGAACAACGAATGGCTGGTGTTTTGGGAATGATTCTTGCTGGCGGTGAAGGTTCAAGGCTACGTCCTTTGACGGAATCTCGTAGTAAACCTGCGGTGCCTTTTGGCGGTAGTTACCGCCTAATCGACTTCGCGTTAAACAACTTTGTGAACGCAGACTTGATGCGTATTTACGTGTTAACGCAGTTTAAATCTCAATCTCTGTTCCATCATATGAAAAAAGGGTGGAACATCAACGGTATTACTGATCGTTTTATTGATCCCATTCCCGCACAGATGCGCACTGGCAAACGTTGGTATGAAGGCACGGCTGACGCTATCTACCAAAACCTGCGTTTTATGGAGCTATCTGAACCAGAACAAGTGTGTATCTTTGGTTCGGATCATATTTACAAGATGGATATTAAGCAGATGCTTAGTTTCCACAAAGAGAAACAAGCCGCATTAACCGTTTCTGCTTTAAGAATACCACTAGCAGAAGCGTCGCAGTTTGGTGTTATCGAAGTCGATGCAGAAGGGCGTATGGTGGGCTTTGAAGAGAAGCCTAAAGCGCCTAAATCGATTCCGGGTGACCCAGACTTTGCCTTGGTTTCAATGGGTAACTATGTGTTTGAAGCGGATGTGTTGTTCGCTGAGTTGATTGAAGATGCGGACAACGAAAACTCATCCCACGATTTTGGGAAAGATATTATCCCTAAAATGTTCCCACGTGGTGACGTATTCGTGTATGACTTTAGCCAGAACCGTATTTCCGGAGAAAAAGCTGAAGTGTATTGGCGTGATGTCGGTACCATTGATGCTTACTGGCAAGCGCACATGGATCTGTTGAAAAAAGACGCGCCATTCTCTCTATACAACCGAAAATGGCCGCTGCACACCTATCAGCCACCATTGCCTCCTGCGACGTTTACCGACTCAGACAACGGGCGTGTACAAATTATTGATAGCCTAGTCTGCAATGGCAGTTACGTACGTGGTTCACGTATCGAAAAGTCTGTGCTAGGTTTCCGTAGTAATATTGCTTCAGCCTGCGATATTAGCGAGTCTATTTTATTGGGTGATGTCAAAGTTGGGGAAGGCTGTGTGTTACGTCGTGTCATTGTTGATAAGGACGTAGATATCGCGCCAGGAACGCAAATTGGTGTGAATTTGCAGGAAGACAAAAAAATCTTCCATGTCTCCGATGAAGGTATCGTTGTTATTCCAAAAGGAGCAAGAGTTGGCTACTAACCCTTTGTCGATTCTGTTTGTAGCATCGGAAGTAGAAGGTTTGATCAAAAGTGGTGGCTTGGCGGATGTTGCCAAGGCACTGCCTGAAGCTTTGGTGAATCTTCAGCATGATGCGAGAATTGCCATTCCGGCTTATACCGCAATTCCTGATGTGTGTGATGATGAAATCATCCTCGATACACACTTAGAATCTTGGCCTCATACTCATTATCAAGTTAAAAAACGTTTCTTGGGCGATACGCCAGTCTATCTCATTGCGTGTGCGCACTATTTTGATCGTCCTTCGATGTACGCTGAGAATAATCAGGCGTATACGGATAACGGTGAGCGCTTTGCTTTTTTTAGTGCTGCTTGTTTGGATATGTTACCAAAGATTGGTTTCCAGCCTGAGATCGTGCATGCCAATGATTGGCATACAGGCTTAGTCCCATTCTTGCTTAAGCACCGTTACGGTCAAGATCCATTTTTTGCTCAAACAAAGAGTATTTTGTCGATCCATAATGCGGTCTTTAAAGGTGTCTTTCACTATGATGAGATGCAGTGTTTACCTGAATTTCATTGCCGAAATGTACCCGATGCCGCCGTCAGCTCTACGCATATGACGATGCTGAAAGCGGGCGTGATGAGCGCGGATAAAATCAACGCTGTGAGCCCAACCTATGCAGAGGAGCTGAAAACTGAACTTGGCAGTCATGGCATGGCGTGGGAATTTCAAACGCGATCTGATGATCTTGTCGGGATTCTGAATGGCTGCGATTATTCTGCATGGCATCCAGATACTGACAGCTATTTACCCATCAACTACAAAGCAACTAAGCAGAGTATGGTGAGAGGGAAAAATGGCTGTAAACGTGCGCTTCAAGAGCAAGTCGGCTTACCTGTAAAGGACGTCGCTATGTTTGGTATGGTGTGTCGTTTGACGCATCAGAAAGGGGTGCATTATCTATTGCCAGTATTGACTGATTTCCTGAAGTTGGATGTTCAGCTGGTTTTGGTTGGGACCGGTGACCCGTTGCTTGCTGCGCAATTACGTGATGTTGCAGCTCAGTTTGGTGAAAAGTTTGTCTTTGTTGAAGCTTATAACAATCAACTCGCACACTTAGTTGAAGCCGCATCCGATTTCTTTTTAATGCCTTCAGAGTTTGAGCCTTGTGGCTTAAATCAAATCTATAGCATGGCGTATGGCTCCTTGCCGATCGTGAGAGGTGTTGGGGGTCTAAAAGACAGTGTATGTGATTACGATGTGAATCCAGAGACTGCGACAGGATTTGTGTTCTATGAGCCCACAGCGCAAGCGTTGTTGATTACCATGCAAAGAGCGTTGTTATTGTATGCACAGAATCTAACAGAGCTTCGACGAGTTCAGCTGTACGCGATGGAACGAGATTTTTGCTGGAACAAGGCAGCAGAGCAATATGTTGAGTTGTATCGTTCTGCGCTAAAATAGAGTAAAAGTTCTGAAATATGAATGGAAAGGCACTGATTATGGTGCCTTTTTACGTTTTTTAACCGAACTCAAATAGAATTTGAATTGATATGTGGTAGGATTCTTGCCTCCCATTCTTACTATGGTGATTCATTGACTATCCTTGTGGCGGAAGTCCCCATTTCGATTGGATTGCTATTTGATACATCACCATTGCAAGTGGGTTAGCTATACTGTTTAAACCTTTTAGTTTTCTCTTTTTTTGGCGTTGTTTTATGGCTCAAGCGTTACTATTTCACAAAACTTATCTCCATCCTACCAGCCAAGAGTGGGTGGTTTTTGTGCATGGTGCGGGTGGCAGTTCGTCCATCTGGTTTAAGCAAATTAAAGCGTACAAGCAGCATTTCAATCTGTTATTGGTTGACTTACGTGGGCACGGTAAATCCAATCAACTATTAAAAGAATTGATCAGTAACCGCTATACCTTTGGGGCGGTGACGCAAGATATCCTCAAGGTGCTTGATCATCTTAAAATTCACTCCGCGCATTTCGTTGGGATGTCTCTAGGGACGATCATTGTCCGAAATCTAGCGGAACTGGCGGGGGAAAGGGTTAAATCCATGGTGCTTGGTGGTGCGGTAACGCGTCTCGATGCGCGTTCTCGTATCTTGGTCTCTCTAGGTAACTTTGGCAAGCATGTGCTGCCCTATATGTGGTTGTACAAGCTGTTTGCCTATATTGTGATGCCGCAAAAAAATCAGCAGGAATCACGTCATCTCTTTATCCGTGAAGCGAAGAAGCTGTGTCAAAAAGAGTTTAAGCGTTGGTTTATACTCGCGGCAGAGGTGAATCCACTGATGCGTTATTTCAAAGAGCGTGAATTGCCGATCCCAACGCTATATTTGATGGGAGAGCGTGATTATATGTTTATTAAACCCGTCAAAGAGATGGTTGCTGCTCACACCCAGAGTGAGTTGCTAGAGATAAAAAACTGTGGCCATGTGTGCAATGTGGAAAAGCCCGACGAGTTTAACCAGCATTCGATCGATTTTATCCAACGCCAAATCTAATAAAACATGAGGAAGGCTAGTGCCTTCCTCTGTCAATTGCGCTCATTACTCAAGTACTTGCCCACAATGCCAGCAAGCTCCAAATTGACCTTCTATTTCTTCTCCGCACTGTGGGCATAGCCAATTTTGATGCGCTACTTGCTGCTCACGATAGCTGGCTAATATCGCTTTAGCAAAATCGACTTTCTCAGGTTCCAATAGCCAAATGTATGGATTGGTATCCTCAGTTGCTGGTAACTCACCTCTCAAGCCAAATAAACCCTCACCTCGAACCTCACATTGTACCGCTTCATTCATCAGTAATTGGCACACGATATGCGCTTCTATAGGCGTGTTGGCGGTGAATATCTTCATAAGTGAATTCCTTTTATGAAGAGAGTTGAGGTCTAAATTTACTCATGATCCATTTTACAGCGATAGGAAACACACCCAATAACGCAAATGAGGCTAATACTGTCGGTGAAAGTATCCCCGACAACGAGTTGATGTCGGCCAATTGTGTCCCCGCATTTAGGTAGACAGCCGTACCAGGTAGCATGCCTATCTGGCTAGTAAGATAGTAACGACCAATGGAAATTGGTGTTAAACCCATTAGCAAGTTAATCAGGAAAAATGGGAAGACAGGGATCAAGCGTAATGAAAATAGATAAAAGGCGCCATCCTTTTCAACGCCTTGGTTGATCGCGCTAAGTTTGTCTCCAAAACGTGCCTGCACCCAATCTTTTAGCAGGTAGCGACTACTCAAAAATGCGATGGTTGCCCCAATGGTGCTGGCAAACGAGACAAGCAGTAGGCTATACCAAAAACCAAACAGAGCAGCGCCTAATAGCGTGACGACGGTAGCTCCAGGAACTGAAAAGGCGGTAAGACCAACGTAAATGACAAAATAGCTTATTGAAGAAAACAGAAAGTTTTCTTCAATAAAACTGTTCAGGGCAAGTTGTTGTGCTTTAGCGTTGTCGAGTGTGAGGTATTGACTAAAATTAACCGCCAATAAAATAATGGTCGCGATAAGCAAGATTCCGAATACGAGTTTTTTGTTCATTCAATTTTTCTCCAGATAGCTTGGTTATCAGACCTGATTGAGACAGAAAATCTTTCAAACGATATAAAAAAACCACATCATTTTGATGTGGTTTTAATCTATAAGAAATAATAAACGTGCTTGCCTACAAAGACAATTTATTCACTAATTCGTCTCGACGTTGCTGAGGAATCACACTCCAGTGCGTACCATTGATGGCTCCCTCTAACGCCCAAAGCAGCTCTAAGCTCACGGCACCACTGTGGGTGTTTTTAATCGCTTCGTACGCACGAACCGCGCCTTGAGATTCCAACTGCTCGACTGTTTCAATTCCCGCCTTTTTAAGCATTCGTTCGGTGGCTAAACGCAGGTTAGGTAGGTCTTTTAATCGTTCAGGTTTTGCTGTTGCTTGCTGTTGTTTATCATTATTAGCACTGGCCAATGCACGTTTGGCTAAAGCGAGTAGTGCATTTTGGTCTTGCCATAGCGCGTCTGAAATCGCGTAGTACTTAGTGACAACAGGAAACCCACGCTTAGTATAAACGTATGGTTTGAGCCCTTGCTTTTCAAAAAGTAATGTTGATTTTTGATCTGCGCGAATATGAAGCTGGTCTTTCACCACAAGTGCGAACATGGTCTCATCTGCAAAAAGGCCGAATCCGCCAAACATTGAGCGAGATTTTATCGCACCAAGTTGCTCAAAAAGCTTCATTGAATCTTTGAGTATCGGTTTATCCATGATGTGTTATCTCGGTGTAATTACTATTACGCCACCAAATCAGGTCCGAGAGATTAGCAAACCAATGCAAATACAATGTCATTAATGGGTAAACTTGTTGTTATGCATTTTTGCCATCGGTAACCCCGCTACCTACCAAAAAACGTCTGGTTTAGGCCGGAGGCTTTGCGTCCCACTTTTTCAAATGGTTTGCCCTGTGCGTGACACTAGAAGGATACGATTTCTATTGGAGTAACATCACATTTTCAAATAAAAAATGTGACATTGGTTCAAATAATAGTTGCAGTTAAGTGAATGAATACTCGATTTTAAGAACTTAACAGAATTTGACTTAACAAATCACTTACTAAGAATGAAAAAAAAGCATCCAGATTTGGATGCTTTAGAATATTAGTCTTAACTAATTGATTTTTTTAACGGTATCACGAACCACTAACTCGGGATGCATTTCAAACACGCGTTTGTCATGCTCTTTGTCCTTAATACGTTCGAGAAGGATCTCAAATGCATTTTTACCAACACGGCGTTTTGGCTGGTGGATGGTTGTTAGCGGTGGTGAGAAGTATTCCGCCAACTCAATATTATCGTAGCCGATCACAGAGATGTCTTCAGGAATGCGAAGGCCTAACTGTTGAAGGCGGCTCATCAAACCCAGTGCCATGGTGTCGTTGAAGCAGAAGACCGCCGTTGGGCGATCTTGCCACGACGCGATCTTGTCAGCAGCCATCACAGCCGTATCACATTCAAAGTTTCCTTCAAGGATCCACTCGTTGTTAACGGTAATATTGGCTTCCTTCATCGCGCGTTTAAAGCCTTGGATGCGCTCTTGGCACGCGGCTTTTTCAAAGTGACCACTTAAACACGCAATTTTTGTATGACCATTTTCAATCAAGTACTTAGTGGCCAAGTAGCCACCTTCCTCTGAGTTATCGATAATTTTATCGGCTTGTGAGCTGATTGGACCCCAGTCCATAATCACTTTAGGAATATCTGCATGCTTATCAAGCATTTCGCGTAGTTCTTCAGTGAGGTCTGAACACATCACCAAAATGCCATCTACGCGTTTTTCCGCAAGCATACGAATGTAATCACGTTGCTTCTCGTAGATACCGCCGGTATTACAAAGAATTAGCGTATAACCTTGGCGGTAACAGTAGCTTTCTACGCCATCAATCACTTCAGAAAAGAACAAATTGGTAGATTGAGTGACCAGCATACCAATAGTACGAGTTGTGTTGCACTTTAGGCTACGCGCTACTGCGCTAGGCGCGTAGTTGAGCTCGTCAACCGCTTTCATGACTTTTTCTTGAGTGGCTTCTGCAACAAAACGCGTTTTGTTGATTACGTGCGACACTGTGGTCGTGGATACTCCAGCGAGACGCGCGACATCTTTAATTGTGGCCATAGGTATTGTCCTGTCTAAGGTTGCATTTTGAATCTACGATTCTTTGTTGCAACACAGTTTGCTACCTTTCTCCGAATTCGCTTTGTAAGGAAGACACACTAGAAAAGCAGCAGCTTAGCTTTAAATAAACACAAAAACCGCTGTATTTCAGCGGTTTGCATTAAAATCATATTTTATCGATTGCGGTCTCAATTCTAGACCGAGACGGCAAGAGTGGCAACCTACTCAAACAGCGAATTGTGTATCCGTGTTCACACTTTAGTGGTTAAAGTGTAACCGAGTGTTTGCTCTATTGATAAGGGCGTAATTATTATCCAACTAAATAGTCGCTGTCCAGCATACAAAACGCAACAAGTAGTTTTATTGCGCTGTTATAGAAGCCAAACTCATCATATTGTGCTGCTCGTTGAGAGAAGGTAGGTAACCAAGAGAGCAACATTTCTTGAATAAATGTGTTTTGCTCGATGAAAGCATCTTCCATGTGGCGATCTTGTTCAAACTCATTTGAGCGAATGATGAGGTTGCCAAGAAAGTCGAGCATGATCGCTAAGTGATCGGCCGGTTCATTCAGTTGTTGATTGACCTGCACACCATGTTTTTTTAGCCAAGCA from Vibrio vulnificus NBRC 15645 = ATCC 27562 carries:
- the glgC gene encoding glucose-1-phosphate adenylyltransferase, with translation MAGVLGMILAGGEGSRLRPLTESRSKPAVPFGGSYRLIDFALNNFVNADLMRIYVLTQFKSQSLFHHMKKGWNINGITDRFIDPIPAQMRTGKRWYEGTADAIYQNLRFMELSEPEQVCIFGSDHIYKMDIKQMLSFHKEKQAALTVSALRIPLAEASQFGVIEVDAEGRMVGFEEKPKAPKSIPGDPDFALVSMGNYVFEADVLFAELIEDADNENSSHDFGKDIIPKMFPRGDVFVYDFSQNRISGEKAEVYWRDVGTIDAYWQAHMDLLKKDAPFSLYNRKWPLHTYQPPLPPATFTDSDNGRVQIIDSLVCNGSYVRGSRIEKSVLGFRSNIASACDISESILLGDVKVGEGCVLRRVIVDKDVDIAPGTQIGVNLQEDKKIFHVSDEGIVVIPKGARVGY
- the glgA gene encoding glycogen synthase GlgA: MATNPLSILFVASEVEGLIKSGGLADVAKALPEALVNLQHDARIAIPAYTAIPDVCDDEIILDTHLESWPHTHYQVKKRFLGDTPVYLIACAHYFDRPSMYAENNQAYTDNGERFAFFSAACLDMLPKIGFQPEIVHANDWHTGLVPFLLKHRYGQDPFFAQTKSILSIHNAVFKGVFHYDEMQCLPEFHCRNVPDAAVSSTHMTMLKAGVMSADKINAVSPTYAEELKTELGSHGMAWEFQTRSDDLVGILNGCDYSAWHPDTDSYLPINYKATKQSMVRGKNGCKRALQEQVGLPVKDVAMFGMVCRLTHQKGVHYLLPVLTDFLKLDVQLVLVGTGDPLLAAQLRDVAAQFGEKFVFVEAYNNQLAHLVEAASDFFLMPSEFEPCGLNQIYSMAYGSLPIVRGVGGLKDSVCDYDVNPETATGFVFYEPTAQALLITMQRALLLYAQNLTELRRVQLYAMERDFCWNKAAEQYVELYRSALK
- a CDS encoding alpha/beta fold hydrolase, producing MAQALLFHKTYLHPTSQEWVVFVHGAGGSSSIWFKQIKAYKQHFNLLLVDLRGHGKSNQLLKELISNRYTFGAVTQDILKVLDHLKIHSAHFVGMSLGTIIVRNLAELAGERVKSMVLGGAVTRLDARSRILVSLGNFGKHVLPYMWLYKLFAYIVMPQKNQQESRHLFIREAKKLCQKEFKRWFILAAEVNPLMRYFKERELPIPTLYLMGERDYMFIKPVKEMVAAHTQSELLEIKNCGHVCNVEKPDEFNQHSIDFIQRQI
- a CDS encoding putative signal transducing protein, with the protein product MKIFTANTPIEAHIVCQLLMNEAVQCEVRGEGLFGLRGELPATEDTNPYIWLLEPEKVDFAKAILASYREQQVAHQNWLCPQCGEEIEGQFGACWHCGQVLE
- a CDS encoding TVP38/TMEM64 family protein, which codes for MNKKLVFGILLIATIILLAVNFSQYLTLDNAKAQQLALNSFIEENFLFSSISYFVIYVGLTAFSVPGATVVTLLGAALFGFWYSLLLVSFASTIGATIAFLSSRYLLKDWVQARFGDKLSAINQGVEKDGAFYLFSLRLIPVFPFFLINLLMGLTPISIGRYYLTSQIGMLPGTAVYLNAGTQLADINSLSGILSPTVLASFALLGVFPIAVKWIMSKFRPQLSS
- a CDS encoding TfoX/Sxy family DNA transformation protein, giving the protein MDKPILKDSMKLFEQLGAIKSRSMFGGFGLFADETMFALVVKDQLHIRADQKSTLLFEKQGLKPYVYTKRGFPVVTKYYAISDALWQDQNALLALAKRALASANNDKQQQATAKPERLKDLPNLRLATERMLKKAGIETVEQLESQGAVRAYEAIKNTHSGAVSLELLWALEGAINGTHWSVIPQQRRDELVNKLSL
- the purR gene encoding HTH-type transcriptional repressor PurR; protein product: MATIKDVARLAGVSTTTVSHVINKTRFVAEATQEKVMKAVDELNYAPSAVARSLKCNTTRTIGMLVTQSTNLFFSEVIDGVESYCYRQGYTLILCNTGGIYEKQRDYIRMLAEKRVDGILVMCSDLTEELREMLDKHADIPKVIMDWGPISSQADKIIDNSEEGGYLATKYLIENGHTKIACLSGHFEKAACQERIQGFKRAMKEANITVNNEWILEGNFECDTAVMAADKIASWQDRPTAVFCFNDTMALGLMSRLQQLGLRIPEDISVIGYDNIELAEYFSPPLTTIHQPKRRVGKNAFEILLERIKDKEHDKRVFEMHPELVVRDTVKKIN